One genomic segment of Vibrio fluvialis includes these proteins:
- a CDS encoding heavy metal-binding domain-containing protein, with amino-acid sequence MIVTTTPQVEGKRIVRYCGVIAGEAILGANIFKDLFAGIRDIVGGRSATYEHELQKARTIALQELQARATELGANAVVGIDLDYETFGKTNGMLMVSVSGTAVIVE; translated from the coding sequence ATGATCGTCACCACCACCCCTCAGGTTGAAGGCAAACGTATCGTGCGCTATTGCGGCGTCATCGCCGGAGAAGCCATTTTAGGCGCCAATATTTTCAAAGATCTGTTTGCTGGCATTCGCGATATCGTGGGTGGCCGTTCAGCAACGTATGAGCATGAATTACAAAAAGCACGCACCATTGCCCTACAAGAGTTGCAAGCGCGCGCCACAGAGCTTGGGGCGAACGCCGTTGTCGGGATTGATCTGGACTACGAGACATTCGGAAAAACCAACGGCATGTTAATGGTGTCCGTCAGTGGTACAGCGGTAATAGTCGAATAA
- a CDS encoding oligogalacturonate lyase family protein translates to MAKGDVIQLAFESFIDSDTQVKVTRLTPTDVICHRNYFYQKCFTKDGSKLLFAGDFDGTRNYYLVDLNTQQAKQLTEGKGDNTFGGFISDDDRSFFYVKNELNLMKVDLETLEEQVIYTVDEEWKGYGTWVANSECTKLVGIEILKRDWQPLTSWEKFAEFYHTKPTCRLIKVDIQTGELDVVHQDNAWLGHPIYRPFDDSTIGFCHEGPHDLVDARMWLVNEDGSNVRKIKEHAPGESCTHEFWIPDGSAMAYVSYFKGMTERVIYKANPDTLENEEVMVMPPCSHLMSNFDGSLMVGDGCDAPVDVADAESYDIENDPFLYILNTKTKHYAKLAKHSTSWDVLDGDRQITHPHPSFTPGDTGVLFTSDFEGVPAIYIADIPAELR, encoded by the coding sequence ATGGCTAAAGGTGATGTAATTCAGCTGGCATTCGAATCATTCATCGACAGCGACACCCAAGTAAAAGTGACTCGTCTGACTCCAACGGATGTGATTTGTCATCGTAACTACTTCTATCAAAAGTGTTTTACCAAAGACGGCAGCAAACTGCTGTTTGCCGGTGACTTTGATGGAACCCGTAACTACTACCTGGTCGATCTGAACACACAACAGGCCAAGCAGCTTACGGAAGGCAAAGGTGACAATACCTTCGGCGGCTTCATCTCTGACGATGATCGTTCTTTCTTCTACGTCAAAAATGAACTGAACCTGATGAAAGTGGACCTCGAAACACTCGAAGAACAGGTCATTTACACCGTCGATGAAGAGTGGAAAGGTTACGGCACCTGGGTGGCGAACTCCGAATGCACGAAACTGGTCGGTATTGAAATCCTCAAGCGTGACTGGCAGCCACTGACCTCGTGGGAAAAGTTTGCTGAGTTTTACCACACCAAACCCACCTGCCGCCTGATCAAAGTCGATATTCAAACTGGTGAACTGGATGTAGTCCATCAGGACAACGCGTGGCTGGGCCACCCGATTTACCGTCCGTTTGACGATTCCACCATTGGCTTCTGCCATGAAGGTCCGCACGATTTGGTCGACGCGCGCATGTGGCTGGTGAACGAAGACGGCAGCAATGTTCGCAAGATAAAAGAACACGCACCGGGCGAATCGTGCACTCATGAGTTCTGGATTCCGGATGGTAGCGCCATGGCCTATGTTTCTTACTTTAAAGGCATGACCGAGCGCGTGATTTACAAAGCCAACCCGGACACGCTGGAAAACGAAGAAGTGATGGTGATGCCGCCATGTTCACACCTGATGAGTAACTTCGACGGCTCTCTGATGGTGGGTGACGGCTGTGATGCACCGGTGGATGTGGCTGACGCGGAAAGTTACGACATCGAAAATGATCCGTTCCTCTACATCCTCAACACCAAAACCAAGCACTACGCCAAGCTGGCCAAACACAGTACATCGTGGGATGTGCTCGATGGTGACCGTCAAATCACTCACCCTCACCCATCTTTCACACCGGGTGATACGGGCGTGCTGTTTACCAGTGATTTTGAAGGCGTGCCAGCCATTTATATCGCCGACATTCCGGCTGAATTGCGTTAA
- a CDS encoding sodium:solute symporter family protein has product MQYDYLVIAGYFALMVAISLLFKKMASNSTSDYFRGGGKMLWWMVGATAFMTQFSAWTFTGAAGKAFSDGFAVLAVFIGNMVAYVFAYFYFARRFRQMRVDTPTEGVKRRFGGVNEQFFTWVIIPLSVINAGVWLNGLGVFASAVFDADIVTTIWVTGLAVLAISLLSGAWGVVASDFIQTLVVAVISVACALVALYVVGGPSEIVNNFPGGFIMGPDMNYPLLLVCTFIFFVVKQLQSINNMQESYRFLNAKDSKNASKAALLALGMMVVGAVIWFIPPWASAILYPDAATQYSQLGAKAGDAVYLVFARETMPLGTVGLLMAGLFAATMSSMDSALNRNSGIFVRSFYAPIMRKGQATDKEQLRAGQIACLVNGLLVIFMAQFFNSLKHLSLFDLMMQVATLLQSPILVPLFLGILIRKTPKWAPWATVVFGMLVSWSVVEFFTPANVASWFGIDELTRREAGEMRTIITIAAHLFLTAGFFCLTTLFYKEENDSYKAQTAEFFKDVDTECVAEEGQDIVDRMQRNKLGSLVMYMAAGLSLMILIPNPMWGRLLFLGCAAVIAFVGYALKRSAGLDTVVKKSVISSN; this is encoded by the coding sequence ATGCAATACGATTATCTTGTCATTGCAGGCTATTTTGCCCTGATGGTGGCAATCAGCTTGCTGTTCAAAAAGATGGCCAGCAACAGTACCAGTGATTACTTCCGCGGGGGCGGTAAAATGCTCTGGTGGATGGTGGGTGCGACCGCCTTTATGACTCAATTTTCTGCCTGGACATTCACCGGTGCTGCCGGTAAAGCGTTCAGCGATGGTTTCGCCGTCCTCGCCGTCTTTATCGGTAACATGGTGGCGTATGTGTTCGCTTACTTCTACTTTGCTCGCCGCTTCCGTCAGATGCGTGTCGATACCCCAACCGAAGGCGTGAAGCGTCGTTTTGGCGGCGTCAACGAGCAGTTCTTCACTTGGGTGATCATTCCTCTGAGCGTGATCAACGCCGGGGTATGGCTCAACGGCCTGGGTGTGTTTGCCTCTGCGGTATTTGATGCCGACATCGTGACGACCATTTGGGTTACCGGCCTGGCTGTACTGGCAATTTCATTGCTGAGTGGCGCCTGGGGTGTAGTGGCTTCTGACTTTATTCAGACTCTGGTGGTTGCGGTTATCTCTGTCGCGTGTGCACTGGTTGCGCTCTACGTGGTGGGTGGCCCGAGCGAAATCGTCAATAACTTCCCTGGCGGTTTCATCATGGGCCCGGATATGAACTATCCGCTACTGCTGGTGTGTACCTTTATCTTCTTTGTGGTGAAACAGCTGCAAAGTATCAACAACATGCAGGAATCTTACCGCTTCCTGAACGCAAAAGACTCGAAAAACGCCAGCAAAGCTGCCCTGTTAGCGCTGGGTATGATGGTGGTTGGCGCGGTGATTTGGTTCATTCCACCTTGGGCTTCTGCCATCCTTTACCCTGATGCGGCAACTCAGTATTCGCAACTGGGCGCGAAAGCGGGTGATGCGGTTTACCTGGTGTTTGCACGTGAAACCATGCCTCTTGGCACCGTGGGTTTGCTGATGGCCGGTCTGTTCGCCGCCACCATGTCTTCGATGGATTCAGCACTGAACCGCAACTCAGGCATCTTCGTTCGCAGCTTCTACGCACCTATCATGCGTAAAGGTCAGGCAACGGATAAAGAGCAGCTGCGCGCAGGGCAAATCGCGTGTCTGGTGAACGGTCTGCTGGTTATTTTCATGGCACAGTTCTTCAACTCTCTGAAACACCTGAGCCTGTTTGACCTGATGATGCAAGTTGCGACGCTGCTGCAATCTCCGATTCTGGTGCCGCTGTTCCTGGGTATCCTGATTCGCAAAACGCCAAAATGGGCACCATGGGCAACGGTTGTATTCGGTATGCTGGTTTCTTGGTCTGTGGTGGAATTCTTCACCCCGGCAAACGTGGCAAGCTGGTTTGGTATCGATGAACTGACTCGTCGTGAAGCGGGCGAAATGCGCACCATCATCACGATTGCGGCGCACCTGTTCCTGACCGCAGGTTTCTTCTGCCTGACCACACTGTTCTACAAAGAAGAGAACGACTCATACAAAGCGCAAACAGCCGAGTTCTTCAAAGATGTGGACACAGAATGTGTTGCCGAAGAAGGTCAGGACATCGTTGACCGTATGCAGCGCAACAAGCTGGGCAGTTTGGTGATGTACATGGCGGCGGGTCTGTCACTGATGATTCTGATCCCGAACCCAATGTGGGGACGACTACTGTTCCTGGGTTGTGCGGCGGTGATTGCTTTCGTCGGCTACGCTCTCAAACGCAGTGCCGGGCTGGACACCGTAGTAAAAAAAAGTGTGATTTCTTCTAACTGA
- a CDS encoding EmmdR/YeeO family multidrug/toxin efflux MATE transporter, giving the protein MSDRFSSETELVARPDSEPPCSQTPVRRWRIRYRHRVLIQRSILPFTWPILVELICVVLMGIVSTILVSRIGKDATAAVGITDSVTYIILSLLTAIALGGSVLIAQAFGRRDRQKALFGASQVMNLGVLISVVCCVAMFLFAEPILAVVAYGAEPEVIALADQYLKMIALSYPALAITLSGSGILRAVGNSRSPATTNILMNILNIVISYPLIYGIEALHWNGLGMLGAGIGISAARWIGAAMILFVLTHNSSLRVPANEFLKPFSRSILKEILVIGVPASVESLMFNIGKLITQIMVAGMGTIVMAGNVVTFSVLLFVNIPGNALAMAATVLIGKRLGQNQTRTARLEMQLILWLATAALIALGIVTVPFSHQIGAIYTDDPAVIDVVVNLIYLNALMMPIWAASFVLPAAFKGAKDVKYSMWTAILSMWGCRIVLGYLLGIYAQLGIYGIWLGMFADWWLRGALYLYRMLSRRWLNVYLTSRDN; this is encoded by the coding sequence TTGTCTGACCGTTTTTCTTCAGAAACCGAGCTGGTTGCCAGGCCTGACTCCGAACCACCTTGCTCCCAAACGCCAGTGCGACGCTGGCGTATACGCTATCGTCACCGCGTATTAATTCAGCGTAGTATTCTGCCTTTTACCTGGCCGATTCTGGTTGAGTTGATCTGCGTGGTGTTGATGGGGATCGTCAGCACCATTCTGGTCAGCCGGATTGGTAAAGATGCCACCGCCGCGGTGGGGATCACCGACAGCGTGACCTACATTATTCTGTCACTGCTCACGGCGATCGCGCTCGGCGGCTCGGTATTGATTGCTCAGGCCTTTGGTCGCCGGGATCGGCAAAAAGCGCTGTTTGGTGCCAGTCAGGTGATGAACCTCGGCGTGTTGATCAGTGTGGTCTGCTGCGTGGCGATGTTTCTGTTTGCCGAGCCTATTCTGGCGGTGGTGGCCTACGGCGCTGAGCCAGAGGTGATAGCGCTTGCCGATCAATACCTCAAGATGATAGCGCTGAGCTATCCGGCACTGGCAATCACGCTCTCAGGCAGCGGCATTTTGCGCGCCGTAGGCAATTCACGCTCGCCCGCAACGACCAATATACTGATGAACATCCTCAATATCGTCATCAGCTACCCGTTGATTTACGGCATTGAAGCGCTGCACTGGAATGGCTTGGGGATGCTGGGCGCCGGGATTGGCATCAGTGCGGCTCGCTGGATTGGGGCGGCAATGATTCTGTTTGTGCTCACTCACAACAGTTCGCTGCGCGTGCCAGCCAATGAATTTCTCAAACCGTTCAGCCGTTCAATCCTCAAAGAAATCTTGGTCATCGGCGTGCCTGCCAGCGTCGAGTCGCTGATGTTTAACATTGGCAAACTCATTACCCAAATCATGGTCGCAGGCATGGGCACGATCGTCATGGCGGGAAACGTGGTCACGTTTTCCGTCCTGCTGTTTGTCAATATCCCCGGGAATGCGCTGGCCATGGCTGCGACGGTGCTGATTGGCAAACGCCTTGGTCAGAACCAGACCCGCACCGCGCGGCTGGAAATGCAACTGATCCTCTGGCTGGCGACCGCAGCGTTGATCGCGCTGGGCATTGTCACCGTGCCATTTTCCCATCAAATTGGCGCGATTTACACCGATGACCCGGCGGTGATTGACGTCGTGGTTAACCTTATCTATCTCAATGCGTTGATGATGCCGATTTGGGCGGCTTCCTTTGTGTTGCCTGCTGCGTTTAAAGGCGCCAAAGACGTGAAGTACAGCATGTGGACGGCAATCCTCAGCATGTGGGGATGCCGGATTGTGCTCGGCTATCTGTTGGGTATCTATGCGCAATTGGGCATCTACGGGATCTGGCTCGGTATGTTTGCCGACTGGTGGCTGCGCGGTGCCCTCTATTTATATCGTATGCTCAGTCGTCGTTGGCTCAACGTCTATCTCACCAGCCGGGATAACTGA
- a CDS encoding pectate lyase codes for MAFTRHSHLPLLMDYYQRLLQLATSPTSPLLADGLDIHTLQPVHWTYPDGQRVPMSNFASQQNFLRGLTALSILTQDPGFDQQARHITAYFLDHYVDDASGLFHWGGHRFIHWQNGNIEGPASKECVHELKHHFPFYAFLHQVNPAKTETFLKGFWAAHVSDWEKLDLSRHGEYGQPFAPDLFARHQPQPVVDPALWPALPETVGLTFVNAATDLIYAASHYFHYTQDEHAKRWAKHLYQQFVLARHPQTGMPVYQFSSPLQRQPIPDDDTLTYSWFGDRAKRQFGPEFGEIAREANVLFRDSWPVVVDNPLAILECAKLLDEPQMRQWAIDGITAYFAHAWDETHNRMIPMWNSGEDMTGYTFVRDGYYGDKGTTLARQPTDPAYLLTLIRTSLQSEDATLRDLTVRMWQRFGLGELDGATLHATHVAEQTTLASAYLLMAILELHAVSHDERLLCLADDVAENLLRQHYHAGFFLPGPLHRYVRLDDPLPYALLALEAAHQGRYADIPVMISKGGYLHGERLVGDAIKTVYDYDVIYNQTSAA; via the coding sequence ATGGCTTTCACCCGACATTCGCATCTCCCGTTACTGATGGATTACTATCAGCGCCTGTTGCAACTGGCGACCTCTCCGACCTCGCCGCTGCTGGCCGATGGACTGGATATCCACACCTTGCAGCCAGTGCACTGGACATACCCGGATGGCCAGCGCGTGCCGATGAGCAATTTCGCCAGCCAGCAGAATTTTCTGCGTGGCCTGACCGCGCTCAGCATCCTCACTCAAGACCCAGGCTTTGATCAGCAGGCACGCCATATCACCGCGTATTTTCTCGATCATTATGTCGATGATGCCAGCGGCCTGTTTCACTGGGGCGGCCATCGGTTTATTCATTGGCAGAACGGCAATATTGAAGGCCCGGCCAGTAAAGAGTGCGTGCACGAACTCAAACACCATTTTCCGTTCTATGCCTTTTTACATCAGGTCAATCCGGCGAAAACCGAAACTTTTCTCAAAGGGTTCTGGGCTGCGCACGTCTCCGATTGGGAAAAGCTCGACCTCAGCCGTCACGGCGAGTACGGCCAGCCTTTTGCTCCCGATCTGTTTGCCCGCCACCAGCCGCAGCCGGTGGTTGACCCCGCGCTCTGGCCTGCCCTGCCCGAAACGGTTGGTCTGACATTTGTTAACGCCGCCACCGATCTGATTTACGCCGCCAGTCATTATTTCCACTACACGCAGGATGAACATGCCAAGCGTTGGGCAAAGCATCTTTATCAGCAGTTTGTTCTGGCGCGTCACCCGCAAACGGGCATGCCGGTGTATCAGTTCTCTTCACCATTGCAACGTCAACCGATCCCGGACGACGACACCCTGACCTACTCCTGGTTTGGCGATCGGGCGAAACGTCAGTTCGGCCCGGAATTTGGCGAGATTGCCCGTGAAGCCAATGTGCTGTTTCGCGACAGCTGGCCCGTGGTGGTCGATAATCCGCTGGCGATCCTCGAATGCGCCAAGCTGCTGGATGAGCCACAGATGCGTCAGTGGGCGATTGACGGCATCACGGCATACTTTGCCCATGCCTGGGATGAAACGCACAACCGAATGATTCCGATGTGGAACAGCGGCGAAGACATGACTGGCTATACGTTTGTGCGCGACGGTTACTATGGTGATAAAGGCACGACGTTGGCCAGACAACCGACCGATCCCGCCTATCTGCTGACGCTGATCCGCACCAGCCTGCAAAGTGAAGACGCCACGCTGCGTGATCTCACCGTGCGCATGTGGCAACGCTTTGGTTTGGGAGAGCTCGATGGCGCCACTTTGCATGCAACGCATGTGGCTGAGCAGACCACGCTGGCATCGGCTTATCTGCTCATGGCAATCCTTGAGCTGCACGCCGTCAGTCACGATGAAAGATTGCTGTGTTTAGCCGACGATGTCGCAGAAAATCTGCTGCGCCAGCACTATCATGCCGGCTTCTTCTTACCCGGACCGCTGCACCGTTATGTTCGACTTGATGATCCGCTGCCTTACGCGTTGTTGGCTCTTGAAGCGGCGCATCAGGGAAGGTACGCCGACATTCCTGTGATGATTTCCAAAGGTGGTTACCTGCACGGTGAGCGCCTGGTTGGTGATGCCATCAAAACGGTGTACGACTACGACGTCATTTACAATCAGACCTCAGCGGCCTGA